ctgaaatatgatgCCACCTGGAAAGCATGCATGGCAGAGCTGAGctgaatgaattaaaataatgctCACTGCTTCAAATCAATggcttatattattattattattattattattattattattattctgcaCAGTTGACTTCTTAAAGATGAGGGATGGATTCCCAGACAGAAGATGCCATGCACGGATGCTCCTTTTTCAAAATCTCCTCCGAAACAAATAAAGATTCGGATTATAAAACTCTTCCCCGTCAAGATCCGGTTCACGAAATTATAttaagtttcttttctttaaaacgaaaaaaagaagaagtagaagcgtcattattttagaaaaaaataaaaaatcaaatcaaatatcacTCAAATTTTGACTTAATTAAGTTTGACTAGGTTAATTGTATTTAACTAAATCaactcttatttaatttaatataaaaattaatttagataagATTTTAAATCAACAAATTGACTCACTACATATAATGCTGCATTAAAAGATACATGAtgataaatgatttttatttagattaattgaatttaactaGATCAACTATTATTACTTACATGGTTTGCTGCGTAactgattaatttttatataatatatattttttaaaatataatttgtatcgCGTAAACAAACATCACttgctattaatttttttattgtgatttatatGGCGCCATGAATTGGCAAAAAAGATACATGTCATGATGATGGGAAGGGACTCAACTTTTTTCACAATGACTCAACATAAGGGTCCCATCTAATCATTATTTTGGGTGAAcaccatataataataataataataatcgacACTTAAAATTAGCAtaattcaatattataaaatacatgttgataaaaatacattgcaATAAGAGAGTTGAAGTATCGATACTCAAAGGATGCCCCAACATACGTCGTAGTAGTAGTAGTTGATTTTTAGGCTTAAAATACCCTTAATCATATCTCAATAAGTATTATTGAAGTtatcataaaatgttttttttatttcctctaGGATCACCAACAATAAGTATAACTCCTATGAATGATCTCACCTTTCTTCAAAGTAAGAGTAATCTTCTTTGAAAATTCCAAGCACCAAAAGCGTATCCCTCGCCTCTCATCTCTAtgccaaaaacaaattttaatttaaaaaagcagACAGCAAAGGGTAAAGAGCTGTTGAAAGCAACAAAAGAAGTaagaaagcagcagcagcagcacgaAGCGACCCTGTctggtttgttttctttatctttagaaaaaggataaaacatTAGTGTAGatgattttagatattaattaatgtgatttaataatcaatatttgTAGACATATTAATTAGTAAGAGTATGGATTGGTGGGTCTTCTTTGTTCTTAAATATAAAGGTCTAAAAATGGTAAAATCCTTGACAAGTATAGCTGGTCTTCCctgtgtggtggtggtggtggtaactGACTCTCTTCATCTTTATTGGTTTTGTATCTCACTGCTATATTTGGGGGACacccttttgtattttttttcacttttagaCAGATTTTTTGGGGACTCTTTTAGTCAAATTTGGTAACCAGCTTTAAATTCTTtgattcttaatttatattttatttcttttggtgGGTTTTCTTTGGATTTGTTCATTGCTTTTGTTTTGATCGAGTTGGGtttcataaacttttttttttttcctggtgagtttcttgttgttctttgttcttcgaggttttatcttcttcttttttcgggGTATGGATCATAtgttgttaggttttttttagacAAGAAATATGGGGTTTGACTGTTTACAGAATCGTTGTCTTGTCTGTTAGGTCTTCTGgtctcataattaatttttgaaatgattgGATTGGAGTCACTGAGCATTTACAAGTTTTCCGTTTGGTTCactgttattttccttttttgaacTAGATGTTTTATTGTTTGTGGTAGATTCAAGTAAATGGAGTTAGCCATTATAAATGGTATATCTTGTTTTGCTTTTAGTCACATGGTGTTCTTGCTGTTGTTGTTAATGTGAAACGATAAAGGCATGGTTTTGATTAGATTTGGATAACCTTAGTCATCTGTTAATATTCATGTGTTATGTTGTTTTTGAAGAATTGGCTTCTTTTTTAGCGGAATGAGCTGGTAGGTTTGCCATTTCTGTGGAGaagttttctatttttgtgTATGGGATTGATTAACTTACTAAGTAAACATTGTCTTGTTTCTCTTAATTGACGTTGTTTTCGTAAACTTACCATTTGTTGTATGATCAATTTGACGTGTGCAGCCCCTACTTGTCGTATTTCACAAATCATTTGTCAACTTTTTGTTTGTCGTACGTAATTGATTAACTTCTTAATTCTAGGTTTTATGGTAATGATTGTTTGGCTTGTTTGGTAGGTGAAATTGTTTGCCATTGGAAATTTGTTGGCAAGTTACAAACATAAGATTCTTTTCCTAGATATCATGCGATCTCTTAGTTAATGCATTGTCAAAACATTGTTGATAGATGGTAAATCTGAGTTGGGTTAAATAATCAATAAGGAACCTCGATGGGGTTTAAAACGGGATAATGGTGCATGGCTTCATTTACTGCATGGTTGAGAGTTAGAAAACGATGCAAGGTCGCCAATGTAAGCTTTTATCATGAGCTTTTGGCCTACCAGATGTGACAGATAAATTAAAGTGTCTAATGTATGTGTGCTTCTAAGAGATGGAGAAAGAGATAGAGCCGCAGATTTTGGCTGTGCTGCATCATCTTGTTACCTCTTATTATGTTAGATGGACATTCATGGACCTAGTTACTGCAATCACTTCATGAAGCAACTTTCTGCCCTCAATATGGAGCTATTTGCCTGGTTTGTTTGACAGGGTTGTCTTACAATAACCTGCCAGTCTGTGTTTTGGGGTACAGGCACCCTTCTgtgaacattaataataatttcctAGGACATCTTCCATGATCAATGACATAGGTTTTGTAGTATTCTAACCTTTCCCCCTTTTGTAATAGCAGTTTAAGatatttccaatttaattttgctAGTTACCATAGTTTAAGATTCGTCCAAGTTCATTTCTGTTAGTTACTTCAGCATTTCCACTATCATGATAAAATGTGCACCTTGTCTTCTGTTTCTTATGTTTTCAATAGTTAGCATTAAATTTGAGCAGCAATGTTTGTAAAAggtgtttgtttttcttgtagAGCAAAGAGACGACACCGGCCCTGCTGACAAGTGGTGTCAACCTCCTTTTCATCAAGGGGGCTATCGGGTCCTTCTAGTTTTGCGAGTAGCTTAAAGGTAGACATGTCTCAATTCTGGCTCTTTTGCTGCCTGGATTTTGAGTTAGATTCCTTggatatataaataacaatgagAAAATTTGTTGGAAGTTCTGACAATTCTTGTTTCATTTACTTTAATCATTTTGCTCATTTTTCTTAGAGTGCTTGCATCACCTGAGTCTTTGGTTATCTATTTTGGTGCAGCATTCTAATTGAGCATAGGCTGCTAATGCAGTTATGATTTGACATTGGTTTTTGTCTATTTATTTACAATAGGTACTATCTTAACAACACTTACGCTCAAATCGGATGAATAGTGGAGGATTGTTGCACTGGAAGTGAAACATTTCTATCAGCATAATTGGTTTGGATCTGGAATTCAGGTGAATATGGATGGTTTGCAAGTAGTTTCGATGCCACCTAGGAATGCATTCAGGGCTGATCGACCTAAAGCACGGAGAGGGCCTCAACCTGATGTACCTCATTCCATTAAGCCATGCACCAGAACGTTTCTTGAAACTGGTGCATGGCATCAGTCTCAAAATAAGGGTTCCAATAAAGCGACTAGATCAAATGAGTTGTCTGACTATCCTGCATCCCAGAGTTCTGTCACTTGCCCTGATTTCTATTATTCAACCGCAAAAGGATGTACTGCTCTTAGTTCATGTGAAGCTTGTATTGATAGTTCTAATGTAGACAAGTCTGCAAAGAAAAAATGTAAACCAAAAACCAGGAGGAGGGGAAAACAGAACAAGAGAGTTTCAAGTGATACTGGCTCAACTGAACCTGAAGTTTTATCTGAGTACGCTCAAGGAAGTTCAACCTCCAAAGGCTGTAGTTATAAAGATTTTGGAGATGAATTAACATGCTCTGCAACTCCACCAGAAGTTTCACTCAGAGATGCTAGCAGTAACCGTATTGATTTTGAAGGTGACGCTAGATTTAGCAGTCCTGAAGCCCCAGCAATATGCATGTCGAACATTGATGAAGTGGCTATAGTGGAAACTTTTGAAGCATTGGATGTTTCATCGCCAGATGGTAGCAGTAGCCAGAATGATTTTGAGGGTGATTCTATATTTAGCACTTCTGAAGCATTGCCAATCTACACATCCAGCATTGATGAGGCTGCTACAGTGGAGCCCATTATACCTTCTATAGCTCAGAATTTTCCTGGGGAGCATCAGATGATTAATTCGGAAATCACTTTACAGACAAAAGGAGAGGGATTTTCCCTCTCTGACATTGGGGTGCAGTGCTCAAGTCAGATCAGCTGTTGTGATGATACACAATCCAAAGATTTCTCATATGCTTCTGATTCCTCCCTAGTGTTTGATTATTTATCTATCGGTTCAAACAGTGATGATGGCACTAACGATTGTCATCATGTAAAAACATATCATGAAGGTAGCAGCAGAGGTAGTGTTTTAGAAGCACCAGGTTTCAATTCCAAAAAGGAGTCTTTATctcataaaaattcattaaatggTGCTGTAGATACCCATCACCAAACTGAGGGCTCAAAGCAACGTGGTCAAAATTTTAGCTGCAGTGACGCACAATTGCTTGTGTCAGGCAAAAAAGGcaagcaaataaaaacattgCCCAGGAGTAGTGCCAGTGCCCACAAATATGGAGGTTTTGAAAATTTGCATGGCCGGACAGGGAAGGAAAACAACCATTCTGTGTGGAAAAAAGTTCAGAGGAATGACACAGCAGATGAATGCAGCCCAAAAATGAAGATATCTCATGCGTGCTTCCTGTCTGACTTGACTTTGAAAGAGGCTCCATCACTTAAAAGGAACTGTACTGTCTCCAATGTAAATTCATCATCCAGAACTGAGGGAAAAAAACTGCCAAAAGACAAGGTTACTAAGAAGTTGAAACAGAAAAATAGTCCAGGTTCCAAACAAGAGTACAGCTGTCATGGTAGGGGCTATAGTTCCAACAAGGCCACCTTTAATGCACATGCAAAGACTGGCGTGCAACTGCATGAAATATTTGATCTCACAGCTCAAGTGAATGATAAAAAAGGAGGGAAATCTATTTCAAGAACTCATTCTCTGAATAGTTGTTTAACTGCTGGATTCCATCCCAGCGGAGTTGAATGCGTGAATTCAGAATCAGGTAACAGCACACAAGTTTCCCTAGACGCGTTACAGCCACTTCACAGTACTTGTGATACTGTTTCCAGCACAAGACATTGCCGTACAGAAAATGGAGGTAGCTTGCCAGCAAAGTTTTGCAACTCATTGGAGCAACATGCGGTTAAGGTGCCTCCTCCAGTTTATCTTcctcatctattttttaataaagttccCCAATTGGAAAAAGAAGTTACAGTTGCTGAGTACTGTAAGCAAAACCATAGTTCTGGATCAGTAATGCAGAAGTGGATACCCATTGGGGTAAAAGATCCTGAATTGACCACCTCTGCTAGATTTGGTAATTCATCACCTGATCCTTCTGATGGACGAGCTGGTGAAGATCTCACCTTGAGAAATTTTCAAGACAAAGCCAATTTTGATTCTCTAGACCTTGTTTCTTCATTGATGCTGGGCACGTGCCAGGATTCAGGAAATGCAGTTTGTTTTCCCCAAGAAGATGACCACATTCAAAAGAAGAATTCTACTCTTTGGATGGATGAGCTCAACAAGAAGCATGTTGCAGCTGATGCTTTAACTAGTGAATCCTCTTATCAACAATTTTCAGCTTTTGAAGAtgaatcaataaagataatacaAGCTGTGAAGGATGCTTGCAGAGTACAGATGGAATCTGAAGCTATTCAGATGGCCACTGGTGGTCCAATTGCTGAGTTTGAAAGATTTCTTCATTTATCGTCTCCAGTTATTAATCTTCCCAGTTTATCATGCTGCCAGACTTGTTTGGATGACCGGCTTGTTGGTGCATCACTATGCAGACATGAGATACCAAATATCCCATTGGGATGCATCTGGAAGTGGTATGAAGAACATGGGAATTATGGTTTGGAAGTAAGGGCAGAGGAATGTGAGAATTCAAATAGCGGGGGCTTTGatcatttttcatttcatgGCTATTTTGTTCCCTTTTTATCAGCAGTTCAATTGTTCAAAAACCATTCAAGTCAACCCATAAACAATAAGAACAGTGCTCCTGATCATGAAATAACTGATACATATAAGGCTAGTGAATCATCAGAGAACTCTAATGTTGGTCGTCTTCCAATATTTTCTCTACTGATTCCTCAGCCTCGTACCACAGCTGTAGCTCAATCAGTTGACTTGACATGTTCTAATGGCGCAGAGTTACTCTTTGAATACTTTGAATCGGAACAACCTCAGCAAAGACGACCATTATATGAGAAGTACTCTTCTTACCTCTATTTGAAGTTGTAGTTAACATATTACTGGAGCTTTCAGATGGATCTCCATACTGATTCTGTTAATTTCAGGATACAAGAGCTTGCTAGAGGTGATGTGTCTTCTCGTTACAAAATGTATGGGGACCCAACTAATTTGGCCTCTCTGAATCTCCATGATTTGCACCCCAGATCCTGGTTGGTAACAAAACTAGTTCTAGGAATTAGCCTcacattttcattttggttatgAAACAAAAGACTAGCTTGAATGTCATTCTGTACATTAATAGGATTGAAGCTTGTTATATAACTGAATCATGCCAAGAGAAATTTTATAGACGTGTTATAGATGTGTTATGGTTTTCAGGTACTCGGTGGCATGGTATCCTATATATAGGATACCAGATGGCCACTTTCGAGCTGCATTTTTGACTTACCATTCACTTGGCCATTTGGTTCATAAAAGTGCTGAAGTTGATTATGCGAGTAAGGATGCATGTATAGTTTCTCCAGTTGTGGGACTTCAGAGTTACAATGCTCAGGTAGTTTATAAATGATGTTCTTCTATAAACTTCATTGCGTAATGGTGTGATTGTTATGATGCTAATAAACTTCATTGAATTGAATGTGGAAGCGGGCTGTCTGTATTTCGTTTCTCCACTTTAAACTTCCTTGTCCACTGGCAAACCCCAATTGCTTATGCAAGTGTTAAATGACTAAGAAGTTGATGATTTCAATCAGCTGATGCAGCATATGCAATgcatgggataaaaaaactgaatcatcataaacttttattttaatttatatttttattaccaAGGTAAGCCTGTTATTTATTGATTTGGTGTCCCTTTACtttagcaaattttttttttggatgttaTGCTTGTTATGTTGTCCACCTAAATATCATAAACCTTAAGATATTGTTCTTTAATTATGATAGATGTTAAGCTTAATGATTGATAAGAGTCCATGATCCGTTTTGAATGTCTGCTGATGAGATGGGATCTCCTTGCATGTTCAGTCCTCTTATTATATTATTGGCTTCTTTGGAAGTGTTTTAGCCTAGTGATAGGCTTCTTATTCATTGCTATGCTTCTCCGTGTGGAAAATACATGTAAAAGTTTCATATCTTTCCAGctcttgtttttgaattaacCATTTACAggcaacaaaatattaaagagttaaacagtttttctcttttaaaagtCATTGGGTGTCTGTGTAACACATACTTTGAAAATGCCCTTTTTGTGTTCTTTGAATGGTTAAAATTATTCAGTAGAAAAGCTTTCAACTCTTATTGTACAGAGGTCAAATGCAGTTGGAATAATCTTAAATAGTGGAAAAGCTTCCAAAAGTGTCATAACTTGGCTTTGGACTTTGATTAGTGGCTGTTCTTGTGTGTGGGGTGGGTGGGTGTGTATGTGTACCCATTCCATTGATGCTCTTGACCCAAATGTGCTTTGTGTGTTGATTGAACTGGGTGAATGCTGGTTCCAGCTGCGGCACAGTGTAAACCAGGCAGCAGGAACACCAATCTCGAACCCTTCTGCAATTCTGAAGGAGCGGTTGAGAACCCTTGGGGAGACAGCATCTCTTATTGCAAGAGCTGTAGTAAACAAGGGAAATCAGACATCCATAAACAGACATCCTGATTACGAGTTCTTTCTTTCTAGGGGACGATATTCACTTCCATAGATTTTGAGGTTGCCACTCTCAGGAGTAGTAGTCTCTTATGGTTACCGATCTAGCTCCATCCATGTAGCATATGAGATAAAGCTGCTAATCTAGTTCCATCCGTGTAGCATATGCCTCTTGGCATGAATTCCAGTTTCTTCTTAGGAAATCCTGTAGTGCTGATTACTGATCTAGTTGTTTGTTAAACTTGCTGTAAATATTCTAGTTGTTTGTTAAACTTCtggaaatatttgtttcagttttAGTTGAAGTTGTTGAAAGTTTAATGCGTGCCAAGAGTGAGTGAATGGAGTCGCACCCTAGTCCTGAATGGATTTGTAACATGCTTTGAATTGACTTTCCCTCTTCCTGGTCCTTGTGCTTGCCATGTTCTTCGCTCTCTTAGCCTCAAACTTGTCAGACAATGTCTTTTCTCTTGCTTTCTCAGCCCTAGACTAGTGAATACTCTCCATTGGAACTCTCTTGTTCCTTAAGACATTACCCTTCACCTTAATGTACGTGTCATGGTACACGTGCttgttcatctttttttgttctttgtacTTCCGAAGCAGACGTCTCAGGACACGCATTCTTCTATTCCAGAGAGAACTTTAGTGGGCAGTCTAGCTTCTCTTGTACCTTTTCCCTTGCTTGAAGTTGTTACAAACACCTAGGCTGGGCTTGGTTAGTAtcgaatgagaaaaaaatgcagataaaaataaatatgttttttttatatatataaatatttttaagttaatttttattattttaaaataaaaaacagcaaCTATCCTAACTATCTCCGTTTTTTCCGTCTTACTGTCAACCAACCACTCATATCGGCGTAACTTTCAGCCCATTTGACTTAATTCAGCACAACATAGATAAAATCCATCCACCTtgagaaaagagaaacataTACCATgtagtctaaaaaaaaagaagaagattaatTTGGCTACTTCATTATACAACCGAGACATGATCCAGATTCAGCACTACTAAATAGTCTAACCTCCGAATTGAACTGTTTAAGAAAATACCTCTTATGTTAAGAAGAAATAATACATAGGTaagtatttcaaaaaataaaaaaaatggggaGGAGTATGTATCCTCTATTTGTGTTATGTAATCAGGATAATGAGGATAGAAATCACTTGTTTTGTGCCTGTCCATTTACGAAAAGTGTTTGGGGTTCTATTCTTCAGTTGTTGCAGAATTCAGAAGTCTGTGGGGGTTTGGGCTGATGAATTTGAATATGCCAAGAGAAGCCTGCAGAAAAAAGTGCTTTCCTTCTATTATTTTGTTAGGTAAAAGTCGACATGTAAAAGAAGAGTGCTTAATTTTTGCATAACACTTGATTACATTACAGgttatttggaaaaaaacagGCACTTACACAGGTTTCGTGCTCTCTTTCAGGGACACTTTCTGACTAGTAGCTAGCTAGGACTCATGCTTATGCAAATAAGAAAGTTACAATATTTAGACTCCATTCCTCATGTCTTACATTCACTTTGAAGTCGTCTGGACACTACAGGGCAAGAACCTTCTCGTAGGATAGCAGTCCATGCCTTCAAAGAAAGTTGGCCTTAGCTCGATTCAATTCAGCTACAACATTGCTAATGTCCATTCTCTCTTTAGGAAACTTTTCTGAGCAAAACACTCCTATCTTGCTGATTGAAATCAAACACTCCACGATTTGATCAGTGCCTTTTCCCTGATCAACTTCTGTCAGAAGTTTCGGGTCCGCGACATCAACTACACGGTCAGGTAATGCCATTTTAACATAACATACTGTGAAGTTCTAGTCCATCGTTAAACATGCAATCTGTAGGTCTCTTCCCAGTAACCATCTCCAGCAGTAGGATGCCATAGCTGTATACATCCCCGAAAACTGACACCCCGCTTCCGATGCCATACTCTGCAGTCAGTTTGTTTGAATGGTTAATTAATCAGAGTTGCTTATGATCCTGGAGATAAAATGCTAGAGAAAACTTGTAAATAATGGAATATGTATCCCTCTAGAGTTGTATGTTACCGGGAGCTGCATAGCCGACGGTGCCTTTTAATCCAACAGAGCTTGTCTGACTCGAAGATGACTGACAGGATGCTTCAGAAAGGAACTTCAACAATCCAAAGTCCCCAACATGAGCAGTCATATCTCCATCGAGAAGAACATTACTTGGCTTAAGATCACAATGAATAATAGGCATTTTGCATTGGTTGTGCAAATAGTCAAGCGCATTAGCCACATCAATTGCAATGTTTAACCTCTGAATGAGATTAAGATTTTTTGGCTGATGCACTTCCAGGTCCAATGTATGGATTGGATGCAACCATTCTTCTAGACTTCCATTGATCATGAACTCATAAACAAGAGCTTTGAAATCATTACCTTGAACATCAACGCCAGCACATGCAAATAATACTTTGACAAGATTCCGGTGCCTGATGTTTAGCAAGGCTGCACATTCTCTCATGAAGCTTTTGGAAGCTCCTTCGCGTAGCAAGTTGAATACTTTCACAGCAACAATCACTCCATCAAATGCAAGTACTCCTTTATACACAGACCCAAAACTACCAGCACCGACTAAATTGCCCGAAGAGAATCCATTAGTTGCTTGAAGGAGGTCTTTGTAAGCTACTGTTCGGAATGGCATTTCACATGACAActcgttttttgtttttctcaacgATTTTTTCAAGCAgcgcaaaaaataaaaatagatgcgATGAAGATTAATCCAATAAAGCCACAAGGAATAGCGACTATCAATGTCAGCTTGGTAGAAAACTTTGGCTTTGTTGACCTGGATCTGCAAGTGGGCAGATTCAACTGAAGTATGCCTCCACAAAGATTCTTGTTCCCTGCAATCGAAACCGCACTTGTATTCTCAAAAACACCGTGCATAGGCACCTCACCTTCAAGGTCATTAAATGACAGATCCAAACTCTGCAACAACTTGAAATCTCCCAAAAACTTGGGAATTTGGCCAGTCAAGTTGTTGTGAGAGAGATTGAGATCTTGAAGTGCTCTCAAAGATCTCAAAGACTCGGAAATGGGGCCTTGGAAGAAGTTCCCATCCAAAGACAAATGTTCCAAACTCTCGCAACTGCCAAGACTTGCGGGAATTTCCCCTGATAGCCTGTTTTTGGAGATGTCCATGTATCCAAGATGCTTTAACTTGCCAACTTCAAAGGGAAGGGAACCAGACAGCTGATTTTGAGACAGACCCAAACGCATTGACAAGGATGAAATGCTAAGGACCTCTTTTGGTATGGGACCACTGAGATTGTTTTGGGAGAGACCCAAGAGCAACAAGTTGCTGCAGTTTCCCAGGCTTGGAGGGATGCT
This DNA window, taken from Populus alba chromosome 17, ASM523922v2, whole genome shotgun sequence, encodes the following:
- the LOC118048556 gene encoding uncharacterized protein isoform X2 — protein: MDGLQVVSMPPRNAFRADRPKARRGPQPDVPHSIKPCTRTFLETGAWHQSQNKGSNKATRSNELSDYPASQSSVTCPDFYYSTAKGCTALSSCEACIDSSNVDKSAKKKCKPKTRRRGKQNKRVSSDTGSTEPEVLSEYAQGSSTSKGCSYKDFGDELTCSATPPEVSLRDASSNRIDFEGDARFSSPEAPAICMSNIDEVAIVETFEALDVSSPDGSSSQNDFEGDSIFSTSEALPIYTSSIDEAATVEPIIPSIAQNFPGEHQMINSEITLQTKGEGFSLSDIGVQCSSQISCCDDTQSKDFSYASDSSLVFDYLSIGSNSDDGTNDCHHVKTYHEGSSRGSVLEAPGFNSKKESLSHKNSLNGAVDTHHQTEGSKQRGQNFSCSDAQLLVSGKKGKQIKTLPRSSASAHKYGGFENLHGRTGKENNHSVWKKVQRNDTADECSPKMKISHACFLSDLTLKEAPSLKRNCTVSNVNSSSRTEGKKLPKDKVTKKLKQKNSPGSKQEYSCHGRGYSSNKATFNAHAKTGVQLHEIFDLTAQVNDKKGGKSISRTHSLNSCLTAGFHPSGVECVNSESGNSTQVSLDALQPLHSTCDTVSSTRHCRTENGGSLPAKFCNSLEQHAVKVPPPVYLPHLFFNKVPQLEKEVTVAEYCKQNHSSGSVMQKWIPIGVKDPELTTSARFGNSSPDPSDGRAGEDLTLRNFQDKANFDSLDLVSSLMLGTCQDSGNAVCFPQEDDHIQKKNSTLWMDELNKKHVAADALTSESSYQQFSAFEDESIKIIQAVKDACRVQMESEAIQMATGGPIAEFERFLHLSSPVINLPSLSCCQTCLDDRLVGASLCRHEIPNIPLGCIWKWYEEHGNYGLEVRAEECENSNSGGFDHFSFHGYFVPFLSAVQLFKNHSSQPINNKNSAPDHEITDTYKASESSENSNVGRLPIFSLLIPQPRTTAVAQSVDLTCSNGAELLFEYFESEQPQQRRPLYEKIQELARGDVSSRYKMYGDPTNLASLNLHDLHPRSWYSVAWYPIYRIPDGHFRAAFLTYHSLGHLVHKSAEVDYASKDACIVSPVVGLQSYNAQLRHSVNQAAGTPISNPSAILKERLRTLGETASLIARAVVNKGNQTSINRHPDYEFFLSRGRYSLP
- the LOC118048556 gene encoding uncharacterized protein isoform X1, which encodes MDGLQVVSMPPRNAFRADRPKARRGPQPDVPHSIKPCTRTFLETGAWHQSQNKGSNKATRSNELSDYPASQSSVTCPDFYYSTAKGCTALSSCEACIDSSNVDKSAKKKCKPKTRRRGKQNKRVSSDTGSTEPEVLSEYAQGSSTSKGCSYKDFGDELTCSATPPEVSLRDASSNRIDFEGDARFSSPEAPAICMSNIDEVAIVETFEALDVSSPDGSSSQNDFEGDSIFSTSEALPIYTSSIDEAATVEPIIPSIAQNFPGEHQMINSEITLQTKGEGFSLSDIGVQCSSQISCCDDTQSKDFSYASDSSLVFDYLSIGSNSDDGTNDCHHVKTYHEGSSRGSVLEAPGFNSKKESLSHKNSLNGAVDTHHQTEGSKQRGQNFSCSDAQLLVSGKKGKQIKTLPRSSASAHKYGGFENLHGRTGKENNHSVWKKVQRNDTADECSPKMKISHACFLSDLTLKEAPSLKRNCTVSNVNSSSRTEGKKLPKDKVTKKLKQKNSPGSKQEYSCHGRGYSSNKATFNAHAKTGVQLHEIFDLTAQVNDKKGGKSISRTHSLNSCLTAGFHPSGVECVNSESGNSTQVSLDALQPLHSTCDTVSSTRHCRTENGGSLPAKFCNSLEQHAVKVPPPVYLPHLFFNKVPQLEKEVTVAEYCKQNHSSGSVMQKWIPIGVKDPELTTSARFGNSSPDPSDGRAGEDLTLRNFQDKANFDSLDLVSSLMLGTCQDSGNAVCFPQEDDHIQKKNSTLWMDELNKKHVAADALTSESSYQQFSAFEDESIKIIQAVKDACRVQMESEAIQMATGGPIAEFERFLHLSSPVINLPSLSCCQTCLDDRLVGASLCRHEIPNIPLGCIWKWYEEHGNYGLEVRAEECENSNSGGFDHFSFHGYFVPFLSAVQLFKNHSSQPINNKNSAPDHEITDTYKASESSENSNVGRLPIFSLLIPQPRTTAVAQSVDLTCSNGAELLFEYFESEQPQQRRPLYEKIQELARGDVSSRYKMYGDPTNLASLNLHDLHPRSWYSVAWYPIYRIPDGHFRAAFLTYHSLGHLVHKSAEVDYASKDACIVSPVVGLQSYNAQGECWFQLRHSVNQAAGTPISNPSVILKERLRTLGETASLIARAVVNKGNQTSINRHPDYEFFLSRGRYSLP